The stretch of DNA ATGGCCGTGATCTTCCACTCCTGGAAATTACCCGCTCCAAACTGCTCAATAAATGCTATATGGAGAATAAAGAAGTCCGTGTAGTGGATATGGAGCATAGTTATTATTCAACCAACAAGCCCATGAGTTTCTCCTGTAAGAAGAATGATGGGGATGAGGACATTTTCTGGACTGGTTACAAAGCGGATGGCTATGATCGCGACAATGGCGCCTATTCACCAACCAATGATGCATTGTATGCGGGTTATGTAATCAAACACATGTACCACGACTGGTATGGTGTAGAAGCGTTGAAGAAACGAGATGGTTCGCCCATGCAGTTAGTAATGCGCGTACACTATGGTCAAGGTTATGAAAATGCATATTGGGATGGCAAACAAATGACCTTCGGTGATGGTGATACCTTTATGTATCCATTAGTTTCTCTGGGTGTCGGCAGCCATGAAGTAAGCCACGGATTTACTGAACAGCATTCCGGACTGGAATACTATGGTCAATCAGGCGGAATGAACGAGTCATTCTCTGACATGGCGGCAATGGCAGCTGAGTATTATTCAGTGGGCAAAAGCAGTTGGATGATCGGCGCTGAAATCATGAAAGAAGACAGCGGTTGGGAAACTCTGCGTTATATGGATGTACCCAGTAAAGATGGTATGTCAATCGATTCCGCCGACGAATACGATAGCAGTCTGGACGTTCACTTCTCCAGTGGTGTGTATAACAGATTGTATTACACACTGTCTAATCAGGCTGGCTGGGATCCTAAAAAGGCTTTTGACGTGATGGTTAAAGCTAATATGGATTACTGGACACCTTATGAGACATTTGATGAAGGCGGTTGCGGTATGATTAGCGCAGCGAAAGACCTGGGCTACTCAGTCGACGACATCAAAAAATCATTAGGCGTTGTCGCTATTAACTACAACTCATGTAGCTAATCGTCTTTCTTAAGCCCGGTCGCTTTGACCGGGCATCTCTTAATCATGCTATTCCTGTAAGGCTTATTCAAGCGATTTGTAAAAACTCTGCATAGCTTTTGCAACCGTTTCCGGATTTTCCATATGAATATGATGACCGCCTGACAACATCTGCACCTGGATACCTTTAACAGCCTGGACTCGTTTTTCCATTGCTTCCTTGGGAAAGCCAAAGCCATTATCGGCCCAGATAAGATAGCTTGGGGAAATAATTTCTTTGAGACAGGAAAGAACCTGCCCTTCGGTCATTCGCAGTGGAGTGGGGTGAATCAATTTACGGTCATGCCGCCAATAATAACCTTTTACTTGTTCATCCACACCGCGCTGACAGAGAATTCGTGCATACTCAATGGGTAAGTGGCCGTTTTGGGCTCTTGCCTGTGCTGCCAGTTCAAGAGAGGGATAAGGTTTGGCCGCTTTGGCAGGACTATAAAGGCTGCGTTTTATATAATTGGAAAGTTGTTCACTACATGTTTCCTCTGAAGAGGACAAGGGGCCTAAACCTTCAATTAAGACCGACGACAAAATATTCTCCGTAAGTACACCGGCTGCAAGGCTCGCAAGACAAGCTCCCATCGAATGCCCCAGTAAATGAATTTTCTCATAACCCAACTGTTTAATAATCTGATACACAGTGAAAATGCCATCACTAAAATGATAATGATATCCGTCAGGTAAATGAGATGACAAACCATGCCCGGGCAAGTCTACGGCAATAACATAAAATTTTTCGCTCAAAAAGGGAGCCAGAGGTTCAAACGAGTTGGCATTATCCAGCCAGCCGTGCAGGCATAGTAATGGAGGCAGACTTTTGTCACCCCAGGTTCTACCGGCAATCTGAAAGCCGGGAATATCAAAATATAAGTTGTCCATAATTACTCTGCAATGTTTAAATCAGTTGACTCGTTATAGTATAACTAAAACCATCTGAACTTATCTGCTTTGAAGCCAGCTAATTGATTGCGGATGCTTGGGAGACGGCATCAAAATCGTGGGAGAGGAGCATTGGGTGAACTCTGTAGTATTTTCTTTTGGGGGCTGCACTAAATTATGTTTCGTTTTGAAAAATCGACAGTGGAAGCTATGGCGCAATAAATTAATACTTTCGCTTAAATGGACAGGATCGCCAATGATAGGGCTATCATTCGAAATAGGCTCCGTTGATAAAAAAGGAGAGTAATTTATATACCTGGAAGTCTCAAATTCTCTGGGAGTAATCTTCATCTTACCAAAATGAATACGGATATCGCCAGGGGGAAGAAACTTGAAATAAGCAATCAGTTCTTCTCTGCTAAGGCGTTCAAAACCATTGCCGTGAAGAAAAAGGGTTTTTAATCCCTTTGAAAGTCCGGCAAAAAAGAAGGGTATGTTACTCTTTAACAATTGGTTGTTGGATAAGTCCAGATGCTTTGTGGAAGGAGAGATGGAGCGAGTTAAAAGTACCGCATCTGCTGGTTCAACAAGACCCAGATTATTATAAGCCAGATTTAGTTTTTCTACTTTCAGGTTCTCAATAAAAACAGACAAACTACTGATCCAGTCTCTTTGTAAACTAGTATCCAGAATTTCAATTTCATTGATATGTTTGGGTACTGTCTTCCAGGCTTCTAGCATGCTTTGCGAAATGCTTTGAGGAAAAGGAATGGCAATTATCAGTTTTTTAAGATGAGGCGGCAGGTGTCTCAATAAGGAAAATACTAATTGAGCACTCCAGCCTCCTGAACAAAAGTCTATGTGCAGGCTGCGTAAAGAAAGAGGATAATGAGGAATAAGCTCAATAATCTGTTCCGGGGGATACTCTGACAGATCGACACTATCTGCGAGCAATTGCCGCAAGGTTCTTGGCAACGCCTGCCAGATGCTGACAAGCGCAAAGCTGTTGTAGGATGGAAGTGGGTTGTAACGTATATCCAGTTGTTCCAGTAAAGGCAAATTACATGCAAGTCCATTAAGAAACGAAACAAGCAGTTGTGTTGGAAGGTTATTCCTGTTTGCTTTGATACAGCGTAATTGGGCGGGCAATACATACCCGAGAAATACCAGTTGTTCAATATTGAAACGATCTAAATAATTAGCGGATATATCGAGATTGCGCAGCCCTTTTGGAAGCGCGCGTAATATACTGACATACTCCTCGTAATCGAACTGCATTAAACCGTTGCCGGCAAGAGTGACCTTTCTCATATGAGAAAATTGCGAAGTTAACGCATTGATGATTATTTGCAGGTTTTGCTCTTTCTCGAGCGGCAGGAATGTGAGTTCGGCACTAACCTCTATAAACAAGTTCCAAGGCTCGCTGTTGCTAAGCTCAAATCGACAGGACATTCCAATCCTCAAAAAACAATTCCGGTTTGAAGCTATACCAGGTTGATATCAGGCAAAACAATCTACCCTGATCTGTTTCAATCTGCAATAGTTCTAAAACGGTCTTCTCGGAGATGTTCCGTCTTTTGCTAACGAGACTGTGTTGTCAGTTTCATTGACCTCATCTGAAGGCTGACTGTCGCTACCCTCCAGGGGAAAGAAATTGAATCGACCAGACGAAGCGGGCTGAGGAAATAACCTCTGAACATCAAAAAATTGTTTCATGCTGGATTGATTCCAATCAGCAAAGCTGAAGTTGGCCGGGTTTATGTAGGAGCTTCTTTGATTTTCCGGATGAGAGAAGCAGAACATAACTTGTGTTGCCCGCGCAGGCAAGCCCTGGAAACGAAGTCTTAGCGCTCGATAATGCAATGCTTCATAGTTGTTACCGGCTAATTTTAATTTACAGAGCTGCTCAAGTGGCTTTAAATTGATAAAAGCTCCGGCAAAATCATTGAAACTTAAATCCAGCTTAATCAGATTTTTAGGTAATACGTCGCATAATAGAGCCATTACCCTGGAAAATCTGCCCAGATTGTTATTGCAAAGCTTAAGTGAGGTCACCTGTTTGGGAATAGACGCTAAAATGCGCAGTATCTGGCCGAAATTTAAATTATCAAATGAGTTTTCGCTTAAATCAAGACTCGTCACTGTTTCAGGCAGGTTTTGTAAAAAAAGAATCAGATTTCGGTAGTTTCCGCTGTGAATATTTGCTTTAACCAGAGCCAATGAATGAATATGAGGAGGTAATGAGCGAGCCATTTTAATAATTTCTTCGGGGCTGCGGTCAAAAAAACTCTCTTCATTGATTCCATCAATATTCATTTCGTCGGTGGCATTATCCGATAATTCCAAATGGTGTATTGCTGTGGATGCCAGGCTGGTTATTAAGCCGCAGACTTTATCAATGGGCTGTAGTTTTAATCCTCTTATATTAATCCCGATTTTTAAAAATTGTTCGGGCAGCTGTGAAAAGAACTCCCCCAGTTTTTGCAGATCAAATTTATTAGGGTTTAAATTGCTAATATCCAGGCCTTCAATAAATCCCGGGGCTTTCTGACTAATAGTGAGCAGGTCTTCATAAGAAAACAGACTGGAATCAAGTGAATCGATGCTAAGCTGTTTCACTTCCTCCGGGTCAATTCCTTCTAATTCAGCGACTACATCATCAATGCTGCGGTCATAGTTAAGCCCTAAATTATGATACATGGTTGGTTCCTGGTTGAATCAGATGATGTTGATTAATTCGTTGTGTCCAAAGATGGGACGCTATTGTGAGCTATGCGCTGGTAACTTTCAATAAAACCTTGTTGCATCGAGTTTGAAATATATGGAACTATCTGTTTCAGCACCAGGAAATAGTGGTATTCTTGATATACAGGCATCTGACAAAGAGCTCCATGGCAACATCTGGAAAAACCTTTTCAATAATTACCTACAATATTCACAAAGGTTTTGGCGCGGGAAGACTTCGGTTTTTACTACCGCAAATGCGTATGGCCTTATCTGGTCTGAGCCCTGATTTTGTTTTTTTACAGGAAGTGCAGGGACTTCATATTCGCAGAGAAAAGCGAATTGGGAAATGGCCAGATAGACCGCAGTTTGAATATATTGCTGAAAAAGAATGGCCTCATTTTCTTTATGCCAAGAATGCTGTGTACCAATCGGGTCATCATGGGAATGCAATCCTTAGCAAATATAGCTTCGAGGCCTTTGAAAATCTTAACTTATCCAGTCGAAACCGCGCTTCCAGAAGCATTCTTCATAGTCAAATTAAAATCGGCGAGGGGAGTGAACAAAAAAATCTGCATTTGCTTTGCGTACATTTAGGATTATTCAAACGCGAACGGGCGTTTCAATGCCGGGCGTTGATGCAGCGAATCTCAGAGTCTATTCCAGAGGATGAACCTCTGATCATGGCCGGTGATTTTAATGATTGGCGATTGCATTTGTCTAAACCTTTGGCGGAAGAACTTCAGATATATGAAGCCTTTCTAACTTTGAAGGGTGAACCCGCTCGTTCGTTTCCAGCTATAAAACCCACGCTTTGCGTGGATCGTATTTATTATCGGGGTTTAAAACCTCTGGAAGCCCTTTGTCTGCATGGGAAACCCTGGAGAACCTTATCTGATCACCTGCCTCTCTGTGCCTGGTTTGAGATATAAAACAAAGATTGTGCTCTGTAGGCAAGAGCAGTAAAATACAGACTCTGCGGATTTGGAGGCGTTGTTGCATAAATGAAGACAGGTGCATACAAAACCGTCTTTGCGAGCGTCAGCGAAGCAATCCAGTTCCTGATTTTGCTCAAGATTCAATC from Legionella quinlivanii encodes:
- the proA gene encoding zinc metalloprotease ProA — translated: MHYNLKLSPLAAGLSLIIASSAHAAEPVQLQNASLQNLQQQFHLALPGVQQGLSTSDDSLQYLQQSTDKNHVNHVRMQQQYAGYNVIGGYAILHSTNAANSLVAGKGKVSMNGKVYSGLKAELGKPSADFIKNGDAALNQFKAQYNLNDVSEEQVTPVVFIDKQNKAHWAYKVSVYVRYDDRIPERPSAILDADTLKPFVQWNDIKTGRAAVKGKGFGGNSKVGEVSYGRDLPLLEITRSKLLNKCYMENKEVRVVDMEHSYYSTNKPMSFSCKKNDGDEDIFWTGYKADGYDRDNGAYSPTNDALYAGYVIKHMYHDWYGVEALKKRDGSPMQLVMRVHYGQGYENAYWDGKQMTFGDGDTFMYPLVSLGVGSHEVSHGFTEQHSGLEYYGQSGGMNESFSDMAAMAAEYYSVGKSSWMIGAEIMKEDSGWETLRYMDVPSKDGMSIDSADEYDSSLDVHFSSGVYNRLYYTLSNQAGWDPKKAFDVMVKANMDYWTPYETFDEGGCGMISAAKDLGYSVDDIKKSLGVVAINYNSCS
- a CDS encoding alpha/beta fold hydrolase, with translation MDNLYFDIPGFQIAGRTWGDKSLPPLLCLHGWLDNANSFEPLAPFLSEKFYVIAVDLPGHGLSSHLPDGYHYHFSDGIFTVYQIIKQLGYEKIHLLGHSMGACLASLAAGVLTENILSSVLIEGLGPLSSSEETCSEQLSNYIKRSLYSPAKAAKPYPSLELAAQARAQNGHLPIEYARILCQRGVDEQVKGYYWRHDRKLIHPTPLRMTEGQVLSCLKEIISPSYLIWADNGFGFPKEAMEKRVQAVKGIQVQMLSGGHHIHMENPETVAKAMQSFYKSLE
- a CDS encoding endonuclease/exonuclease/phosphatase family protein, with the translated sequence MATSGKTFSIITYNIHKGFGAGRLRFLLPQMRMALSGLSPDFVFLQEVQGLHIRREKRIGKWPDRPQFEYIAEKEWPHFLYAKNAVYQSGHHGNAILSKYSFEAFENLNLSSRNRASRSILHSQIKIGEGSEQKNLHLLCVHLGLFKRERAFQCRALMQRISESIPEDEPLIMAGDFNDWRLHLSKPLAEELQIYEAFLTLKGEPARSFPAIKPTLCVDRIYYRGLKPLEALCLHGKPWRTLSDHLPLCAWFEI